In the genome of Drosophila yakuba strain Tai18E2 chromosome 3R, Prin_Dyak_Tai18E2_2.1, whole genome shotgun sequence, one region contains:
- the LOC6538025 gene encoding ductus ejaculatorius peptide 99B, protein MKTPVFLLLVILASLLGMAVSQNRTDPAWIESQKKLEQWCKLNLGPAWGGRCRK, encoded by the exons ATGAAGACCCCGGTGTTCCTGCTCTTGGTCATATTGGCCTCTCTCCTGGGAATGGCCGTCTCCCAGAATAGAACTGATCCTGCGTGGATTGAAAGTCAGAAGAAAT TGGAACAGTGGTGCAAACTGAACCTAGGACCCGCCTGGGGTGGCAGATGCAGAAAATAA